Proteins from a single region of Pithys albifrons albifrons isolate INPA30051 chromosome 10, PitAlb_v1, whole genome shotgun sequence:
- the SLC6A9 gene encoding sodium- and chloride-dependent glycine transporter 1 isoform X2, translated as MFPYFIMLVFCGIPLFFMELSFGQFASQGCLGVWRVSPMFKGVGYGMMVVSTYIGIYYNVVICIAFYYFFVSMTRVLPWTYCSNPWNTPDCAGVLDGNVSSRATLNLTHLLNTTQKRTSPSEEYWRRYVLELSDDIGNLGEVRLPLLGCLGVSWVVVFLCLIKGVKSSGKVVYFTATFPYVVLTILFVRGITLEGAITGIMYYLTPQWDKILNAKVWGDAASQIFYSLGCAWGGLITMASYNKFHNNCYRDSIIISITNCATSVYAGFVIFSILGFMANHLGVDVSKVADHGPGLAFVAYPEALTLLPISPLWSILFFFMLILLGLGTQFCLLETLVTAIVDEVGNEWIIRRKTFVTLGVAVAGFLLGVPLTTQAGIYWLLLMDNYAASFSLVIISCIMCVAIMYIYGHRNYFKDIEMMLGFPPPLFFQICWRFISPAIIFFILIFTVIQYRPISYNEYVYPTWAISIGFLMALSSVICIPIYAIYKVCRSEGDTLLERLKNATKASKDWGPALAEHRSGRYAPAFSPSTESHLEVQPLQPEKGQIEAAAASPVQGSNGSAHSQDSRL; from the exons ATGTTCCCCTACTTCATCATGCTGGTGTTCTGCGGCATCCCCCTCTTCTTCATGGAGCTCTCCTTCGGACAGTTtgccagccagggctgccttgGCGTCTGGAGAGTCAGTCCCATGTTCAAAG GCGTGGGCTACGGGATGATGGTGGTGTCCACATACATCGGGATCTACTACAACGTGGTGATCTGTATTGCCTTCTACTACTTCTTTGTGTCCATGACGCGCGTGCTGCCCTGGACGTACTGCAGCAACCCCTGGAACACGCCTGACTGTGCAGGGGTGCTAGATGGGAATGTCTCCAGCCGCGCCACCCTCAACCTCACCCATCTCCTCAACACAACCCAGAAGCGCACCAGCCCCAGCGAGGAGTACTGGAG GAGGTATGTGCTGGAGCTGTCGGATGACATAGGGAACCTGGGTGAAGTGCGGCTGCCCCTCCTGGGCTGCCTTGGCGTCTCCTGGGTCGTGGTCTTCCTCTGCCTCATCAAGGGCGTCAAGTCCTCTGGAAAG GTGGTGTACTTCACGGCCACCTTCCCCTACGTGGTGCTCACGATCCTCTTCGTGCGTGGCATCACACTGGAGGGGGCCATCACTGGCATCATGTACTACCTGACGCCCCAGTGGGACAAGATCCTCAATGCCAAG GTGTGGGGTGATGCGGCCTCACAGATCTTCTACTcactgggctgtgcctggggtgGGCTTATCACTATGGCCTCCTACAACAAGTTCCACAACAACTGCTACCG GGACAGCATCATCATCAGCATCACAAACTGCGCCACCAGTGTCTATGCTGGCTTTGTCATCTTCTCTATCCTGGGCTTCATGGCCAACCACCTGGGCGTGGATGTCTCCAAAGTGGCTGACCATGGCCCTGGCCTGGCCTTCGTCGCCTACCCTGAGGCCCTCACCTTGCTCCCCATCTCACCACTGTGGTCCATCCTCTTCTTCTTCATGCTCATCCTCCTGGGACTGGGTACACAG TTCTGCCTGCTGGAGACACTGGTCACAGCCATCGTGGATGAGGTGGGCAACGAGTGGATCATCCGCAGGAAGACCTTTGTAACACTGGGAGTAGCTGTGGCAGGCTTCCTGCTGGGCGTCCCGCTCACCACGCAG GCGGGCATCTACTGGCTCCTGCTGATGGACAACTATGCTGCCAGCTTCTCCCTGGTTATCATCTCCTGCATCATGTGTGTGGCCATCATGTACATCTACG GGCATCGCAACTACTTCAAGGACATTGAGATGATGCTGGGCTTTCCTCCTCCACTCTTCTTCCAAATCTGCTGGCGCTTCATCTCACCTGCTATCATATTT TTCATCCTGATCTTCACAGTGATCCAGTACCGGCCCATCTCCTACAACGAGTATGTCTACCCTACCTGGGCCATCAGCATTGGCTTCCTCATGGCACTCTCTTCTGTTATCTGCATCCCCATCTATGCCATCTACAAAGTGTGCCGTTCTGAAGGGGACACACTGCTTGAG CGCTTGAAAAATGCTACCAAGGCAAGCAAGGACTGGGGCCCAGCGCTGGCAGAGCACCGCAGCGGGCGCTATGCCCCGGCATTCAGCCCCTCCACTGAGTCCCACCTGGAggtgcagcccctgcagccagAGAAAGGCCAAATCGAGGCAGCGGCTGCATCCCCTGTGCAGGGCAGTAATGGCTCAGCCCACAGCCAGGACTCCAGACTGTGA
- the SLC6A9 gene encoding sodium- and chloride-dependent glycine transporter 1 isoform X1, protein MADKCSEGLLNGAVPGERGKQDKSVKRGNWGNQIEFVLTSVGYAVGLGNVWRFPYLCYRNGGGAFMFPYFIMLVFCGIPLFFMELSFGQFASQGCLGVWRVSPMFKGVGYGMMVVSTYIGIYYNVVICIAFYYFFVSMTRVLPWTYCSNPWNTPDCAGVLDGNVSSRATLNLTHLLNTTQKRTSPSEEYWRRYVLELSDDIGNLGEVRLPLLGCLGVSWVVVFLCLIKGVKSSGKVVYFTATFPYVVLTILFVRGITLEGAITGIMYYLTPQWDKILNAKVWGDAASQIFYSLGCAWGGLITMASYNKFHNNCYRDSIIISITNCATSVYAGFVIFSILGFMANHLGVDVSKVADHGPGLAFVAYPEALTLLPISPLWSILFFFMLILLGLGTQFCLLETLVTAIVDEVGNEWIIRRKTFVTLGVAVAGFLLGVPLTTQAGIYWLLLMDNYAASFSLVIISCIMCVAIMYIYGHRNYFKDIEMMLGFPPPLFFQICWRFISPAIIFFILIFTVIQYRPISYNEYVYPTWAISIGFLMALSSVICIPIYAIYKVCRSEGDTLLERLKNATKASKDWGPALAEHRSGRYAPAFSPSTESHLEVQPLQPEKGQIEAAAASPVQGSNGSAHSQDSRL, encoded by the exons AATGGCGCTGTGCCCGGGGAACGGGGCAAGCAGGACAAGAGTGTAAAGCGTGGCAACTGGGGTAACCAGATCGAGTTCGTGCTGACCAGCGTGGGCTACGCCGTGGGCCTAGGCAACGTTTGGCGCTTCCCATACCTCTGCTACCGCAATGGGGGAG GTGCCTTCATGTTCCCCTACTTCATCATGCTGGTGTTCTGCGGCATCCCCCTCTTCTTCATGGAGCTCTCCTTCGGACAGTTtgccagccagggctgccttgGCGTCTGGAGAGTCAGTCCCATGTTCAAAG GCGTGGGCTACGGGATGATGGTGGTGTCCACATACATCGGGATCTACTACAACGTGGTGATCTGTATTGCCTTCTACTACTTCTTTGTGTCCATGACGCGCGTGCTGCCCTGGACGTACTGCAGCAACCCCTGGAACACGCCTGACTGTGCAGGGGTGCTAGATGGGAATGTCTCCAGCCGCGCCACCCTCAACCTCACCCATCTCCTCAACACAACCCAGAAGCGCACCAGCCCCAGCGAGGAGTACTGGAG GAGGTATGTGCTGGAGCTGTCGGATGACATAGGGAACCTGGGTGAAGTGCGGCTGCCCCTCCTGGGCTGCCTTGGCGTCTCCTGGGTCGTGGTCTTCCTCTGCCTCATCAAGGGCGTCAAGTCCTCTGGAAAG GTGGTGTACTTCACGGCCACCTTCCCCTACGTGGTGCTCACGATCCTCTTCGTGCGTGGCATCACACTGGAGGGGGCCATCACTGGCATCATGTACTACCTGACGCCCCAGTGGGACAAGATCCTCAATGCCAAG GTGTGGGGTGATGCGGCCTCACAGATCTTCTACTcactgggctgtgcctggggtgGGCTTATCACTATGGCCTCCTACAACAAGTTCCACAACAACTGCTACCG GGACAGCATCATCATCAGCATCACAAACTGCGCCACCAGTGTCTATGCTGGCTTTGTCATCTTCTCTATCCTGGGCTTCATGGCCAACCACCTGGGCGTGGATGTCTCCAAAGTGGCTGACCATGGCCCTGGCCTGGCCTTCGTCGCCTACCCTGAGGCCCTCACCTTGCTCCCCATCTCACCACTGTGGTCCATCCTCTTCTTCTTCATGCTCATCCTCCTGGGACTGGGTACACAG TTCTGCCTGCTGGAGACACTGGTCACAGCCATCGTGGATGAGGTGGGCAACGAGTGGATCATCCGCAGGAAGACCTTTGTAACACTGGGAGTAGCTGTGGCAGGCTTCCTGCTGGGCGTCCCGCTCACCACGCAG GCGGGCATCTACTGGCTCCTGCTGATGGACAACTATGCTGCCAGCTTCTCCCTGGTTATCATCTCCTGCATCATGTGTGTGGCCATCATGTACATCTACG GGCATCGCAACTACTTCAAGGACATTGAGATGATGCTGGGCTTTCCTCCTCCACTCTTCTTCCAAATCTGCTGGCGCTTCATCTCACCTGCTATCATATTT TTCATCCTGATCTTCACAGTGATCCAGTACCGGCCCATCTCCTACAACGAGTATGTCTACCCTACCTGGGCCATCAGCATTGGCTTCCTCATGGCACTCTCTTCTGTTATCTGCATCCCCATCTATGCCATCTACAAAGTGTGCCGTTCTGAAGGGGACACACTGCTTGAG CGCTTGAAAAATGCTACCAAGGCAAGCAAGGACTGGGGCCCAGCGCTGGCAGAGCACCGCAGCGGGCGCTATGCCCCGGCATTCAGCCCCTCCACTGAGTCCCACCTGGAggtgcagcccctgcagccagAGAAAGGCCAAATCGAGGCAGCGGCTGCATCCCCTGTGCAGGGCAGTAATGGCTCAGCCCACAGCCAGGACTCCAGACTGTGA